One part of the Astatotilapia calliptera chromosome 9, fAstCal1.2, whole genome shotgun sequence genome encodes these proteins:
- the LOC113028882 gene encoding uncharacterized protein LOC113028882, whose protein sequence is MGDSIRSSITKVLPDLSASILEIVLEALQSLGVETSEDLQFISETDLNSVLRPVQARKLLAAWKQTTPNMEISSQASISSPSSCSSFSASPSPSPIYSLDWVDNFRIPSEDFPEDLIQCLQRAKRPKPRLRREMIRIIVKEMMKACASPSRRASTEIAKKLVALYPKSLQDVIEGDVVGQGYHSLVKQIQARIENVKRSTSPVLQKRKQGGSDDTDEVTPEKRASVQDTYGCIKWDMKFLPVSETLETQQEKKERMKILSGQTSFSHEEVKTLMKCTYYSQRKAINSKPSKKSGLFCFRRLE, encoded by the exons ATGGGGGACAGCATAAGGAGTTCCATTACTAAGGTGCTGCCGGACCTGTCTGCCTCAATCCTTGAAATTGTACTGGAGGCACTACAATCATTAGGAGTGGAGACATCTGAGGACTTGCAGTTCATCAGTGAGACTGATCTGAACTCTGTCCTGAGACCAGTTCAGGCAAGAAAACTGCTGGCTGCCTGGAAACAAACCA CACCAAATATGGAAATTTCAAGCCAGGCCAGCATATCGTCTCCATCTTCTTGCTCCTCATTTTCTGCCTCCCCCTCACCCAGTCCAATATATTCTCTAGACTGGGTAGATAACTTTAGAATTCCAAGTGAAGATTTTCCAGAAGACTTGATCCAGTGTCTTCAGAGAGCGAAAAGACCAAAGCCTCGATTGCGGAGGGAGATGATCCGCATCATTGTGAAGGAGATGATGAAAGCCTGTGCCTCTCCAAGTAGAAGAGCCTCGActgaaattgcaaaaaaactgGTTGCGTTGTATCCCAAGTCACTGCAGGATGTCATAGAGGGGGATGTGGTAGGACAGGGGTACCACTCTTTGGTAAAACAGATTCAGGCACGAATTGAAAATGTGAAGAGGTCTACTTCACCAGTGTTACAGAAGCGCAAACAGGGAGGATCAGATGACACCGATGAAGTGACACCTGAAAAGCGAGCATCTGTTCAAGACACATATGGCTGCATAAAGTGGGACATGAAGTTTTTGCCAGTCAGTGAGACACTGGAAACCCAGCAGGAGAAGAAGGAACGTATGAAGATTCTCAGTGGACAGACAAGCTTCAGTCATGAAGAAGTAAAAACTCTAATGAAATGCACCTACTACTCTCAGCGCAAAGCAATAAACAGCAAACCCTCAAAGAAGAGTGGCCTTTTTTGTTTCAGGCGATTGGAATGA